aaaaacctcttGGGTTCATTCTTGTTTATTTCCTccaatattttcttatttaattgctctcctatttaagttgacgaaaaacggcgtcaatagttGTTTTTGTGTTTTAGTTGTGTATTGTATTTGGTTAGTCTTTTATTTACTATGTTGTTGTGTCTAGGATGTTTAGAGTGTCATGTTTGTGTGAATCAAGTTGTCAATGCTAGCCTGTGACATGGAAGAAAATGTCATGCAAATTTTTGATTAAttgaatctgtgtgcttggtttgaCTTCATTGGTAGCTTGTTTCGATCCATGAAATAAAAATGAATGTTTAGCCATGAATGAAAAATTATTTGCAATTTAAATTTGaatgtatgcattgttaaaaATTGGCTTGtggtttgatgaatgaatgaaccTAGAACTTGCTTTTTTATCATTTGAGATGAAATCCTAGATGAGATATTCTTAGGAAAGTGATTTAGGAAATttcttggaacgtttgagcctttcaagccaacctaaAAGTAATTTTCCATTGTTACCCTTGTTGAGCCTAAAATTATCCTCTTTGTTGTTTGACACCAATTGTGAGATATTCCTTTACCCAATTACTATGAGCATATCGATAAATAAAGGGGAATAAACtgtaatgggatgtgattagtTTTGTAATTTAGTGTATTGTAATGAAGAGTAAAACAGTTGAGAATTGAAAGAaagcaaaataaaagaaaaataaaagaaatttgaaaatcCAAGCTACACTCTTGTTATGCTTTCACAAaagcaagtttgggggagtttagtttgttcaaaaataaataaatatataaatgaatgATCAAGTGAAATAAGTGTTTCTCAACTTTTACTTGGGTTTATATGGGGTTTTCTTTGGAAATTGTTTGGGTAAATTGTTGGTTTGTAAGTtcatatgcttatggtaatttggAGCCTAAATGACATATATATACCCATTGCCTAAGCCTATTGTTATGAGCCTAAAGTCCTAGTGATTCGTGAGCATATTTTGTCTCCATTAGTGGAGAGTGATGAACAATGCAAGCATATGGACCAAAGGTCTGATGGTTTGATGGTAAGTTTTGACATGCATACATATGATTCAATTGTTGAGTAATTTTTGTAGTTATCGTTGCATAGGCATTTTTGGATTGAATCAAGTTATCGGTGTGGTTTAACTAAAATTCTAGATTGTTTCTACAAATCAGGATTTTGGATTTTTGCGTGAGATTTTCTGCAATTGAAGCTAATTCATTGTTGTTGACTTGATTCATAAGTTTGTGTCATCTGTGTTTTTGAGTTTTCTAGTTTTGTCAGTTTAGTGTgagtctttactcgagggcgagtaaaggttaagtttgggggagtttgttgagtctcgttttgtgttgtgtttaggttGTATTTTAGAtagtttttatttaagttttctaTTATTTAATACAGTATTACGcttgtttttttgttgtttttcagGTTTTAGtcaataaataaaggaaaagagcaaatgaagaaaattggcagaaaaatgatgaaaatttgACTCTTTGATGTTGTTTCCATGAAAAGATGAGTCTTCAAGATATTTTATGGCTTTGGTGAATTTTCGAGACAAAAAGTGTTTAAAACTGAAGAAGTTATTAAGGGTCGCGGCACGGCTTAGTGGCGCTGCGACCAGGTCCTTTATAGAATGCTTGTTTTCAAGGTTTAGCATGGGCCGCGGCACTAGAAGGAGGGGCCGCGGCGCTAAAGGATTCTCATGCCCAAAAAAATTTGCATTGGTTGTGGCAGAGCAAAAGATGGGTCGCGGCCCACCTAAATGAAGGAGCCAATTTTTGGGACACGAGCTGCGGTGCTTGAATAGCTGGGTTGCGGCCTACATTGCTTCAGAAAGAAAAATTAGGTTATAAACCTAAttttgaaagaaagaaaaaaaaccataCTTTTTGGGGAGCAAGGAATACACCATGGAGCACCACCAATTATTTTCAACagttctttttcttttacctttgaattctatgttattttccattgttgtttatgtttagaatgatgattatgaactaaatttgCATAGCTATTAAATGTCGCAACAGGGGTGAGTATAAATCCGATGCCCTTATCTGTTTTTCGTCGGCTTGGTTTGGGTGAAGCAAGGCCTAAAACAGTGACTTTACAATTAGCAGATCAGTTAGTGAAGCATCTAAGGGGTATCATTGAATATGTGTtagtgaaggtggataagttcattTTTCTGGCAGACTTCATTGTTCTAAACATGGAAGAGGATATTGATGTCCCAATTATTCTTGGAAGACCATTCTTGGCCACGGGGCAAGCACTTATTGATGTTCAGAAAGGTGTGTTGAGGCTCCGAGTATAGGGTGAAGAAGTGGTTTTTAATGTGTTCAAGGCAATGAAGTATCCTAGAGCAAGTGATAGTTGTTACTCTGTTGACGTGatagaaggggtagtttctgaaaCGAATGTGAGCAACGATGCTCTTGAGGTGGTTTTGACATAGCTTGAGGAGGAGGATTGTGATGACGTTGAGGTCATGGATTATGTCAAGTGGATGAATTCTTATGGGCCATACTATCGAAAGAAATATGAAGAGTCAAGACAAGGGCCTAAAAGACCATTGCCTTCTATTGAAAAGCCACCGGGGTTAGAGTTAAAGGCATTGCCAAACCACCTTTGTTATGCTTATTTGGGTGAGAATGAAACCATGCCAGTGATTGTGTCCTCGTGTCTTTCTAGAGTGGAGATGAAAAAGTTGTTCAGAGTTTTGAGGGCTCATAAATGGGCTATTAGGCATTAGAGGGATAAGTCCTTCAACAGTGATGCATAAAATTCTTATGGAAGAAGATAGCAAGCCCACTATAGAAGCTCAAAGGAGATTGAACCCAACTATGAAGGAGGTGGTAAGGAAACAAATTCTCAAATGGTTAGACAATTGTGTGGTTTATCCAATTTCTGACAGTAAATGGGTAAGCCCGGTGCAAGTGGTTGCAAGGAAGGGTGGTATGAATGTGGTGAAGAATGACAATAATGAGCTCATCTTGGCTAGAACTATGACGAGATTGAGAATATGCATTGACTACCACAAGCTGAATAAGGCAATAaagaaggatcattttcctttgccttttctaGATCAGATGCTTGATAGGCTAGCAGGCCATAGCTACTACTACTTTCTGGATGGTTATTCAGGGTACCATCAGATTGCTATTACACCAAAGGAACAGGAGAAGACGACTTTTACATGTCCacatggcacatttgctttcaggagaattcCATTTGGGCTCTACAATGTCCCTGCTACTTTCCAATGGTGTATGATGGCAATATTCTCTAACGTGGTGGAGAAAAGTATCGagatttttatggatgacttttcagtGTTTGGGTCCTCATTTGATGAAAGCTTGAAGCACTTAGAGGCAGTGTTGCAGTGGTGTAAGGAATCTAATCTGGTTTTGAATTGAGAAAAATGTCACTTCATGGTGAAAGAAGGAATTTTTCTTGGGCACAAGATTTCTAGCAAAGGTATTGAGGTGGATCGAGCAAAAATTTCCACTATAGAGAATTTACCACCTCCAGTTTCAGTGAAAggggttagaagtttccttgggcatACAGGGTTTTATAGAAGGTTTATCAAAGATTTGCTAAAGTTTCAAAGTCGCTTTCTACCTTGTTAATGAATGGTGTTGTGTTTGACTTCAACGACGAGTGCCTTCATGCTCTTAAGACACTTAAAGAGAAGTTAACTACAACACCTACAGTTGTTGCACCGAACTGGGACTTACCATTCGAATTAATGTGTGATGCAAGCAATCACGCAGTGGGGGCAGTTTTGGGGTAGAGAGTGGATAAGGTATTCCGGTCCATATACTATGTGAGTAGAACTTTGAATGATGCTCAAATGAATTATGCTACTACCGAAAAGGAACATCTCACTATAGTGTTTGCATGTGATAAATTCATACCATACCTTATTGGTAATAAGGTGGTTGTCTATACGGACCATTCAGCGATTAAGTATTTGATGACTAAGAAAGATGTCAAGCCCCGTCTCATTTGATGGGTATTATTACTTCAAGAGTTTGACATGGAGATTCGGGATAAAAAAAAAGGTACATAGAATCTTGTAGCAGATCATTTATCAAGGCTTGAGGTAGAGGAAAGTCAAAATGCAAagtaagtacaaataaatgatcattttccCTATGAGCAACTGTTTCAGGTAAGTGAAAATCTAGTGGTGCCATGGTATGCAGATTATGTCAACTTTTTTATAGCAAAAGTTGTACATCCAAAGAAATCAAGGCAACAGCTCAAGAAATTTTACTCTGAggtgaagcattattattgggaagAGCCCATCTTATACAAGCATTGCACAGGTCAGATTATTCATCGTTGTGCACTTGAAGATGAGATGGTGTCGATTTTGACTCATGGTCATATTTTCCATTGTGGTGGTCATTTCGAAGCAACAAGGATAGCTGCAAAGGTATTACAGTGTGGTTTTATTGGCCTACATTGTAGAAATATGTGAATACCTTTGTGAAAGCTTGTGATCGATGTCAATGAGTTGGCAGTATTTCAAGGAGAGATGAGATGCCTTTACTTGGGATTCTTGAGGTGAAAATATTTGATGTATGGGGTATCGATTTTATAGGACCTTTTTCCATCATCTTACAATAACAAGTACATCCTGCTAACGGTGaattatgtatctaaatgggtggaagcagctGCAACACCTACAAATGACAGCAAGGTGGTACTAAATTTCTTGCACAAGCATATATTCACTTGTTTTGGCATGCCTAGGGCGTTAATAAGTGACGAAGGCAGCCATTTTTGTAACAAGATGATGGATTCCTTGCTTGCTTGTTATGGTGTTCATCATAGAACCGCTCTGCCATACCATCCTCAAATCAATGGTCAAATGGAATTGTCAAATAGAGAAGTCAAAAGTATCCTTGAAAAGGCAGTCAACAGATCAAGAAGAGACTAGTCTAAGAAACTAGATAATGCATTATGGGCATACAGGACTGCATACAAAACTCCTATTGGCATGTCATCCTACCGATTAGTTTTTGGAAAAGCTTGTCATTTACCTATGGAATTGGAACATGGAGCATACTGGGCAATGAGGGAGTTGAATATGGATGCCACAACAGCAAGATATCATAGGTCGTTAGAGCTAATGAGATGGAGGAGTTTTGTAACGAGGTCTATGAGAATGCTAAGATCTATAAAGAGCGTACTAAAGCTTGGCATGATCAAAATCTTGTTCGCAAGGAGTTTCAACCTGGGCAGCAAGTGTTATTGTTCAATTCTAGGTTGAAGCTATTCCCAGGAAAGTTAAGTCAAGATGGTCTGGACTCTATACTATAGTAAAGGTATTTCCTTATGGAGTGGTGGAATTACAGAACAAAAATAATGAGACTTTTAAGGTAAATGGTCAATGAGTGAAGTCATACTTGGATGGTCCCGTTGATCAAGTCAAGTCTATCATCATGTTGAAGCCGGTATGAAGTGAAGGAAAACGTCTAGCTAATGATGTTAAACAAAGCGTTATTGCAAGGCAGCCcaatcatttaattattttactataatttatttttcatttttgttttatttttgaacaattttaatttttgtttcattTTGTTTTGGAATTAATCTTGTAAATTTTGAACCGTAGAAAGCGTTACTGTGGGGATTTTGAGCCGCCCCTTTATTTTCGAAGTAATTTGAGTCGCGACTTAAGTGTCAAGAGCCACGACTAGGGGACTTCTAGCGACCTTTTTCTTTTCGGCTAGAAAACACGAGCCACAGCACAGAGGAAGAGAGTTGCGACGCTTGGAGTTGAATTTttccaaacaaaaaaaaacacagGTTGCAGCACCCAAAGACAAGAGCTGCAGCGCTACTTCGACAACAAATGGTTTTTAAGGCAAAAAGGCCCAAAAAATTTCACACTTCTCGTTGCCATTTTCTCCCATTCTCTCTATACACTCCGACCCATACCCCCATTTTCATCATTTTCTCCCTTCCATTTCAACTTCCATGAATCATCACCCATCAAACTTTTACCCCTAAAAGCTCCCCAAAAATCAACTATTTCTCCCAATCCAAACCCTAGGTAGAAAATAGAAAGGAATCCTCCATTCAAGATGGTTCTTAAAGCAATGTGGGCTCACTGAAGTCTTGGAGTACTTTTCTCTACAagtaagttgtaacgccctaaactccagggaccgttacggtgtgccttataaacaatgctaaactcgctaatcgagtcatttggccaaaatcgtgtaactaagtatgattagcagtttagggataaAAAAATTTtgataagatataacgtttcattagaacgtttactgtatacattgggattccaaaaatataatttaaaggtctattacaagaaaatatttacaaccagtcgatctaagcggcaaaatagggtttaaccctagttcctctttcaaccctcggtcgtggcggtcgagcagccgcatatgtacacatcgtcacctaagctctccaactcaaggatggtccagctttcttttgcctttacctgcaccacatagcacccatgagccgaaacccaacaagaaaacttaatatgctcatgatcaaaaataacatgtcaccaaatcataaggCATacacctagcagatatagcctaattcaagcaggcaaataagttcacgtaatgatgggtatccaggataaggaatcctgccctcctgagtggatgactatcaagccaatcctaatcagataagtgatttaacactggtggttccggtaaccatgcgaggcttatagccctaaatagaagggTGACGGTTGTACAAgccactaaggtgggttccgttccctttataaataagcgATCCTTTCACTAgtttaaacaagataggtatctggtgaaacagtcaccagcataaacctaccgagtgaccacatggtcactaacatgggattccgctcccttagccatgtgacgatagggtcaccggggctttgtagagaagtgatcatttcactagttTAAACAAGATatgtgttcgatgaactagtcaccaatataacctatcacatgaccatagagtcacatccATGGGATTCttctccctagccacgtgacaaacagtcacctaagcctttggccctggctctgagtaactagtcctagactagtcaaacgcttataattttcatcgaccttcgggtcagtccagcatcaatgctcccagagtcattcaacactgatatcgattagatgtaatcttttatcggccctgcgttcatgacgcttatgccatttttgactctcaggtcagtattacgcgaccagtgccgaccctgactagtcagttccatacacaagtaagcaatgctaccaaacatatatcatatgtcaaatatcttaatacaaggcattcagcatgcttacttaataattgcttgtataattaggatcatgcataaacataaaggctcaagctctgaacaatctcatattcaatattcatggcatgtcctaatcacatgtttctcgtgcatcacatgcattatatttaaacatccaacatgcacaagaataaccatgcatgtcacatatacacagggtgccattttcttacctttggttcgagcgagaattagaacaaaaacgacccttgagaacgatcaaccttttaatcctttaacggtcacctagtcataacaaaatacaATCTCTGATAAatgaaaatcatcaaaaatagggtcttgatctaatcaccactctcgggaccccgaaatgtacccacacggtgagtagattcgatcccggaccttaaggattgaaaccccgagccaaaaaaccttaaaaacactcaaaacaggattttGAAAAACgcagcgctacccccctagcgccccaacgctcAAGACAGATCCAAACCGCCCCAAAGCCACCctgggtagcgttgtagcgcccctcCCCTGAACCTTTCTCCTTTGACTCCTTCATTCCCagcttgattccaatgcttccaaacatcaaattaagtcccaaatgaacccaaaaaccatcctcacatgtcctaggcaccacaaccccaagaaccctagccaaaaacatccattgaaactcaactttccaactcacaaacccaactgaaactcaaatgaaaacagagcaagaccaagagttttaatggctaaaaactcacctcaatctcagcaatacaccctcttcaatggtatagcataaccctagcttatcacagcttggttccttggcttggttcctcaaaaagagctcaaaaactcataaagaaaaagaaggaaaaagaggtacgggagaagagtaacctttgctctgtttttggttcacTTCCACAACCTTCTAATGGATAATTATAAACTTAGagtgaaaagacctaaattccctcaagtctaaataaaagccttaacagccaccaagggtaaaattgtcatttcctgcctatttcgttaatcataattaacaccctccaattcctgttattcccaatattctcaaataccaataaatcatatcccattgccctttaattcccagtaatgttctaatcattaaaatcaccccgagactcatcccgagccccaaacttaaacctgttatgatcagaccgaacacttgcatctaatgatcgcctcatgccgaaaggctcaaacaaatccacatataatgtggtaccattcataactcacccacatgcacgaaaatacacaattacgcccttaacgggccaaattaccaaaatgcccttctaatgaaatatgaacccatatgcaatcgttaatcatcatatcataatagaattcacataaacatgcatataatcatttgataatataataaatcaattatggccctcctggcctcctaatcaaggtcctaaaccttattaggaattttggggcattacaactatcccctccttacagaaattttgtcctcgaaatttatcttaactacccggaataagaattccgcacaactgattccagtttcccaggtcgctccctcgacctcactgtttctacaacataccttaacccaaggtacactttgttcctcagaaccttatttcttctgttacaatctgaactggctattccttactggAATACCTAACCTCAACCTTCAGATTCTtatgactcaactcatgagttccttttaacccatgtccactgcatggaaatacataacatactgtatacaactgacagtgccaaagataaggctaaTCCAAAGTCAATctaaccagtcctatccaggactcaactgCCAAGATAATCTAGGGTTCagcttgcccttaactcctcacccctttccatggtgatactttaaggaagatacaatcctctacttggaactccatgttcctgcttttcaatttagtaaaaattttccatttactctgagaagtgagcattcacgctctaacctctaataatctcaatggtcccctgaaccatcacatgatccagaatcaacacctcacccatctcattccaatgaactaGTGCTAAGCATTCtcaacatacctcatctcataaggtacctttccaatactggataactctctctttctccctctgattaaccatcagtctgagaataatgaactatactgaattccatctatacaCTTATCACCTTCCTTAACCTCTCCAAGACCTGGAGACAACAATAGAGTTTTCatttgataagatagaccttgaatttcatgaaggcgcactatctctttcacatagagatctgatcactgatcagctgtgttacttgtccttactgacaGAAGTGAACTCACTTCAAATACTAGTCCATGATGACCCCAAAtcaaatcatgctgacccactatcctgggcagccccactgcgaaacccatcgcaatgtttccttatttccattatagaatactcaaaggctacaatggtcttactgatttctgatactttgttttgacctgctaacaggttaagaacctTACCCCGCATTCCATTATGCCCTTATCCATCTCAGTCCATCACATAaaagctttcaaactctgatacactgacaggatgcctgaatgaagagaataggagagtaacatgagattcatccagaatctcccatttaatcctagTGTCCATCAGATCCCAAATCTGATctctataccacaataaactcatatctgacactgtataatccttagctaatccaactaagacattctcctcaatcttcctatctgtggttcacttaattgctTTCCTTTTTAATCATTTCTGTGATAGTCATCTCAAGCATAaatctggccacctggcccaccagaaactctattatagttctggtcagatcctttaaccaacacgtTGCATAGGCAATCAGTTTTCtttgtcactgaggtgtcataacaacctccaAACTAATCCTGATCTACAAGAAGACTCTGATCTCTTTCCCAAGGCACATGTAACATCCTTACTACCAAAGGAAACTCCTGTCCCTAAGGCATTccttaaccttggcaaatctccgcagagaatacaccacaataccatcatccaagacgatcacaaatctcattcaaataaacctttgaatgctctatccTTCTGACTCAACAAGACAACTCAGCATTAATCAAACTCTtaaatcataactcagcactcccagtgcccttatctgatataacaACATACTTTTGCATATTCtcttccctgatctctagctggtactaaccagatcaaagatccaccttggagaacgcCATATTActcaataactaaacctttaattattacaactctgctgagccattcaaaacagtgTCCTAAACCCGaatccatccctggcaccaaacCAACCACCATTTTATCTTTTCACACAAGGGAAACCCTGGCAAATTCCCTGGAagtacatccagaaactcacagactaatccagtctgttctGATCCCGCTGGCACAATCtatgtggtatccaccacactaactaagagttctatgcatcttcttgcaataaaactctagctctcaatacagatgtcataagcatacaaaatccatacACTGTGCCAATTGTCtcaaggcttcccactctcaagcccaagagttactatcatttctttacaatttagcattgccccatagTTACTTTACCAATCCATACCCCGGATCATACCAAAGCCattcagtcataaccaactcatcaaaaccactgatgagttCTTTCCACAATAACTCACCTCttctcttaaatcaccaatacagtatcacttttccatcataacataaccatatgacttgtatagcaaCTTaatgcctctctatatgcaacaaataagGACCAGCAAGGCACCAAAtaagtcagcacaatacaaagaTCAGAACTAAAAAGCTAACCTGccacccccgaggaactagtctcagtctcaaattTAGACTGCATCggaacgaacactcgagctagagtcgagctgtccatccccttctgctcatcctctcttagccttgggaaatTCTTCATGATATGCCTAACCATATCACATGCAAAACATGCCTTttctcggcattctcccagatgacgcttcTTGCACCAAGTGCATATTGGATAAATTTTCTTCTAGctttcattcttgcttgctctaataagtggaggtaccactatccgaGCTCAGTGATCCCTAGCACTCCTCTTCTcatctcttatgctctcaacagcagagctttctctaccacctgagcataagtagagacttcatgcactggggcaactctaatgccctgagctattccggaattcaatccttgaacaaacctttccttctgagctatatctgtgggtaccatgtcaaaagcaaactcgaccaacccatcaaatctattaacatactcggttactgttgcattgccctgaaccaggt
The genomic region above belongs to Humulus lupulus chromosome 1, drHumLupu1.1, whole genome shotgun sequence and contains:
- the LOC133806864 gene encoding uncharacterized protein LOC133806864; the encoded protein is MNGVVFDFNDECLHALKTLKEKLTTTPTVVAPNWDLPFELMCDASNHAVGAVSENLVVPWYADYVNFFIAKVVHPKKSRQQLKKFYSEVKHYYWEEPILYKHCTGQIIHRCALEDEMVSILTHGHIFHCGGHFEATRIAAKDLFPSSYNNKYILLTVNYVSKWVEAAATPTNDSKVVLNFLHKHIFTCFGMPRALISDEGSHFCNKMMDSLLACYGVHHRTALPYHPQINGQMELSNREVKSILEKAVNRSRRD